A portion of the Glandiceps talaboti chromosome 13, keGlaTala1.1, whole genome shotgun sequence genome contains these proteins:
- the LOC144445002 gene encoding sialate:O-sulfotransferase 1-like has protein sequence MSPNVTYLNVLFSQKGITSQEIFETGQNGSYPFDENLPSDSGLPFIAFDNSIRRNENCNLSLAPLHTIPMTALASFPGSGNTWTRHLLQQATGIYTGNIHHSKVLPTNAFLGDKEDFRLGTTLTQKTHSRNIEIMELFDSAILLIRNPYHALIAEFNRRNAGKTGVVSESKFAGEEWNHYVMKESNRWFYHAMAWLNFKESLLVVKYSDLTRDTIGEVRKMVEFLGFKLTARRKRCLLHDMEGLFKRKTHRVSSPDPFTEDMHKTIDKHITTVNTMLKKLSYTALENDM, from the exons ATGTCGCCAAATGTTACATATCTCAATGTACTTTTCAGCCAAAAGGGCATAACATCACAAGAAATCTTCGAG ACGGGGCAAAATGGGTCCTACCCATTTGACGAAAACTTACCCAGTGATTCTGGTTTGCCTTTCATCGCTTTTGATAACAGTATACGTC gaAATGAAAACTGCAACCTATCCCTAGCACCATTACATACCATTCCAATGACAGCTCTCGCTAGTTTTCCAGGCTCTGGGAATACGTGGACACGACATCTATTGCAACAAGCAACGGGTATTTATACAGGAAACATTCACCATAGCAAAGTGCTTCCAACAAATG CTTTTCTTGGGGACAAAGAAGACTTCAGGCTTGGTACAACGCTAACACAAAAGACACATAgtagaaatattgaaatcatGGAGTTATTTGATTCAGCTATATTGCTGATACGTAACCCCTACCATGCATTGATAGCAGAATTCAATCGTAGGAATGCGGGAAAAACTGGTGTTGTCTCAGAATCAAAATTTGCGGGTGAAG AATGGAATCATTATGTCATGAAAGAATCTAACCGATGGTTTTATCATGCGATGGCTTGGCTGAATTTTAAAGAGTCTTTGCTAGTTGTAAAATATAGTGATTTAACAAGAGACACAATTGGTGAAGTGCGCAAAATGGTGGAATTTCTAGGTTTTAAACTCACCGCAAGAAGGAAACGTTGTCTACTGCATGATATGGAGGGACTGTTCAAGAGAAAGACACACAGGGTGTCGTCACCTGATCCTTTCACTGAAGACATGCATAAGACAATAGACAAGCATATCACAACTGTGAATACAATGCTAAAGAAATTGAGTTACACGGCATTGGAAAACGATATGTGA